In Vibrio sp. STUT-A11, a genomic segment contains:
- the trxB gene encoding thioredoxin-disulfide reductase, which produces MSDVKHCKLLILGSGPAGYTAAVYAARANLNPVLVTGMQQGGQLTTTTEVENWPGDAEGLTGPALMERMKEHAERFETEIVFDHINEVELTQRPFRLKGDSGEYTCDALIISTGASAKYLGLDSEEAFKGRGVSACATCDGFFYRNQKVAVVGGGNTAVEEALYLSNIASEVHLIHRRDSFRAEKILVNRLMDKVENGNIILHTDRTLDEVLGDDMGVTGVRIKDVNTDATEDVDVMGAFIAIGHQPNTQIFEGQLEMKDGYIIVKSGLEGNATQASIEGVFAAGDVMDHNYRQAITSAGTGCMAALDAERFLDALNDK; this is translated from the coding sequence ATGAGCGACGTAAAACATTGTAAACTATTAATTCTCGGTTCTGGCCCTGCGGGTTACACGGCGGCAGTGTACGCTGCACGTGCAAATTTAAACCCAGTGCTGGTAACAGGAATGCAGCAAGGTGGTCAGTTGACCACAACAACAGAAGTTGAAAACTGGCCTGGCGATGCAGAAGGCTTAACAGGTCCCGCGCTAATGGAACGCATGAAAGAACATGCAGAGCGCTTTGAAACCGAAATCGTCTTTGACCACATCAATGAAGTTGAATTAACTCAACGTCCTTTCCGTCTGAAAGGTGATTCTGGTGAGTACACCTGTGATGCATTAATCATCTCGACAGGTGCGTCAGCAAAATACTTAGGTCTTGATTCTGAAGAAGCTTTCAAAGGCCGTGGTGTATCCGCTTGTGCTACTTGTGACGGTTTCTTCTACCGTAACCAGAAAGTGGCGGTTGTCGGTGGTGGTAATACAGCGGTTGAAGAAGCGCTTTACCTTTCAAACATCGCATCTGAAGTGCACTTGATCCACCGTCGCGATTCTTTCCGTGCGGAAAAGATCCTAGTGAACCGCCTGATGGATAAAGTCGAAAACGGCAACATCATTCTTCATACCGATCGTACCCTTGATGAAGTACTTGGCGACGACATGGGTGTGACTGGTGTTCGCATTAAAGATGTTAATACCGACGCTACAGAAGATGTCGATGTAATGGGTGCATTCATTGCGATCGGCCACCAGCCAAATACACAGATCTTTGAAGGCCAGCTTGAAATGAAAGATGGTTATATCATCGTTAAGTCTGGCCTGGAAGGAAACGCGACCCAAGCGAGTATTGAGGGTGTATTTGCAGCAGGTGATGTGATGGATCACAACTACCGTCAAGCAATCACATCAGCGGGTACAGGCTGTATGGCAGCACTGGATGCAGAACGCTTCCTTGACGCACTGAATGACAAATAA
- the cydD gene encoding cysteine/glutathione ABC transporter permease/ATP-binding protein CydD: MDKKKHSSLNKWLKQQSKLAKRWLMIAIGLGVLSSVFLLAQAALLASILHQLIIEQVDKSELIWHFVGLGGTVIGRAACTWGREIAGYRCGEQIRVYIRQLILDKVHKLGPAYIKGKPAGSWATLILEQVEDMQDFFSRYLPQMSLSVLIPFIILIVVFPINWAAGLIFLVTAPLVPIFMALVGKKAAEANRKNFKALQRLSGHFYDRLQAMTTIRLFDRTKSETETLKGASEVFRTRTMDVLKIAFLSSAVLEFFTSISIAITAVYFGFSYIGELNFGYYGAGVTLFAGLFILILAPEFYQPLRDLGTYYHAKQQAVGAAESIVDFLELDVDHVKGGNHILDQDTPIEIEANDLVILSPEGKQLAGPLTFLLKANQSTALVGPSGAGKTSLVNTILGFMPYQGSLKINGCELSQLDLATWRKTISWIGQNPMLLHGSIRDNVTLGKQNVHDDAVNAVLKDSFAAEFVEMHGLDYPISDRSGGLSVGQAQRLALSRAMLQNGQFWLLDEPTASLDARSERLVMEGIGKYTQSTTNLMITHQLSPLKSVSQILVMQNGQIVQRGDYSTLSSEEGLFKEMLTANLAQQESDKGNLDA, encoded by the coding sequence ATGGATAAGAAAAAGCATAGCAGCTTGAACAAGTGGCTTAAGCAACAAAGTAAGTTAGCCAAGCGCTGGCTTATGATTGCGATCGGCCTAGGCGTACTTTCAAGCGTGTTTTTATTGGCTCAAGCAGCCCTGCTCGCCTCTATTCTTCATCAATTGATCATCGAGCAAGTCGATAAAAGTGAGCTCATTTGGCACTTTGTCGGTCTGGGCGGAACCGTTATTGGCCGTGCAGCCTGTACTTGGGGCCGTGAAATTGCTGGTTATCGTTGCGGTGAACAAATCCGAGTTTATATTCGCCAACTTATCTTAGATAAAGTCCATAAGTTGGGTCCTGCATACATCAAAGGTAAACCAGCAGGTAGTTGGGCGACGCTGATCTTAGAGCAAGTGGAAGACATGCAAGATTTCTTTTCTCGCTACCTTCCTCAAATGTCGTTATCGGTATTGATTCCTTTCATCATTCTGATCGTCGTGTTCCCAATAAACTGGGCGGCTGGTTTGATTTTCCTGGTTACTGCTCCTCTGGTTCCTATTTTTATGGCATTGGTCGGTAAAAAAGCCGCAGAAGCTAATCGAAAAAACTTCAAAGCCTTACAACGCTTGTCTGGGCATTTCTATGACCGTTTACAAGCCATGACGACAATCCGTCTGTTTGATCGAACCAAGTCTGAGACAGAAACGTTAAAGGGTGCATCGGAGGTTTTCCGTACTCGAACTATGGATGTGTTAAAAATCGCATTCTTATCTTCGGCAGTTTTAGAGTTCTTCACCTCTATTTCCATTGCAATTACAGCGGTTTACTTTGGTTTCAGCTACATCGGTGAGCTAAACTTTGGCTACTATGGTGCAGGAGTCACTCTGTTCGCAGGTCTATTTATTCTGATCTTAGCCCCCGAGTTTTATCAACCACTGCGTGACTTAGGCACTTACTACCACGCGAAGCAACAAGCGGTTGGCGCGGCAGAAAGTATTGTCGATTTTCTGGAGCTGGATGTTGACCACGTGAAAGGCGGTAATCATATCCTAGACCAAGATACCCCAATCGAGATTGAAGCCAATGATCTCGTTATCTTGAGCCCAGAAGGCAAACAGCTCGCTGGGCCTCTTACCTTCTTACTAAAAGCAAACCAGAGTACGGCACTCGTTGGCCCAAGTGGTGCAGGTAAAACCAGCCTGGTAAATACCATTCTTGGTTTTATGCCCTATCAAGGAAGCCTAAAAATTAATGGCTGTGAACTGTCGCAACTCGATCTTGCCACATGGCGTAAAACCATTAGCTGGATTGGTCAAAACCCAATGTTGCTTCATGGTAGTATTCGTGACAACGTCACCCTGGGTAAGCAAAATGTTCATGATGATGCGGTTAATGCGGTTTTGAAGGACTCATTCGCCGCAGAATTTGTTGAAATGCATGGGCTGGATTACCCAATTTCAGATCGTTCCGGTGGTCTGTCAGTTGGTCAGGCACAACGCCTTGCCCTCTCTCGTGCTATGCTGCAAAACGGACAATTTTGGTTGCTCGATGAGCCAACTGCGAGCTTAGATGCGCGCAGTGAAAGGCTGGTGATGGAAGGGATTGGTAAATATACCCAATCGACCACAAATTTGATGATCACCCATCAGCTCTCTCCCCTTAAGAGCGTCTCACAAATTTTAGTGATGCAAAACGGTCAGATCGTACAACGTGGTGACTACAGCACTCTCTCGTCCGAGGAGGGTTTATTCAAAGAGATGTTAACGGCTAACTTAGCACAACAAGAATCAGACAAGGGGAACTTGGATGCGTGA
- the cydC gene encoding cysteine/glutathione ABC transporter ATP-binding protein/permease CydC, with protein MRDLLPYLKLYKKHWFGLSLGMLLAFLTLAASIGLLTLSGWFISAASVAGLTIARETFNYMLPGAGVRGAAMARTAGRWGERVVSHNATFKLLTDLRIFFFEKLSPLIPGRVSTMRDADVLNRLVADVDAMDHVYLRLVSPVIIGIFGILSLTAVLAFFDWHLAMLLGSVLTVMLLVWPVLFYKLGKKNGAHLTHRKAELRVATLDWLQGYSELSIFGAEARYRNLILDKQKQLLSNQFVNANLTGMASGLLMLANGLTLVMMLWFAADGVGGRAPDPWIALFAFATMASFEILMPIAGAFQYLGQTLTSARRLNEVILAKPDVVFPQQSSREDKPLDIEFDNISFAYPDGQQKVLNDLSLSLPLGSKTAVVGQTGSGKSTLIQLLCRYWDVNQGEVRIGGAALQDWCESDLRAAITVVSQRVDVLNGTLRDNLLMAAPDATDEQLSEILIKVELGALLEEPGLDSWLGDGGRQLSGGEKRRIGIARALLRDAPILLLDEPTEGLDKRTEQKVMALFNQHFTNKTVVFITHRLIELENMDNICLMEQGEIIEQGDHETLLAQHGRYYQLLQSL; from the coding sequence ATGCGTGATTTACTCCCTTATCTAAAACTGTATAAAAAACATTGGTTTGGTTTGTCATTAGGGATGCTATTGGCTTTCCTGACGCTTGCAGCTTCAATTGGACTATTAACCCTTTCTGGTTGGTTTATTTCTGCTGCTTCGGTCGCAGGGTTAACCATCGCAAGAGAAACCTTCAACTACATGTTACCAGGTGCGGGTGTCCGTGGTGCTGCCATGGCACGTACCGCTGGCCGATGGGGTGAGCGTGTGGTGAGCCACAATGCCACATTTAAGCTGCTCACCGATTTACGTATATTCTTCTTCGAGAAGCTTTCTCCGCTTATTCCGGGTCGAGTTTCAACCATGCGTGATGCGGACGTGCTTAACCGCCTGGTTGCTGATGTCGATGCGATGGATCACGTCTATTTGCGCCTTGTCAGCCCGGTGATCATTGGTATATTCGGCATTCTGAGTTTAACCGCAGTGCTGGCATTCTTTGACTGGCACTTGGCAATGCTGTTGGGTTCCGTGCTCACTGTTATGCTGCTGGTTTGGCCAGTGCTGTTCTACAAACTCGGCAAAAAGAATGGTGCGCACCTGACACATCGCAAAGCTGAACTGCGCGTTGCCACTCTTGACTGGCTGCAAGGCTATAGCGAGCTGAGCATTTTCGGTGCAGAAGCGCGTTACCGCAACTTGATTTTAGACAAGCAAAAACAGCTGCTTTCCAATCAGTTTGTTAACGCGAACCTCACTGGGATGGCATCAGGTCTACTGATGCTGGCTAACGGTCTGACACTGGTCATGATGTTATGGTTTGCGGCAGATGGCGTTGGTGGTCGAGCTCCGGATCCGTGGATCGCGCTTTTCGCCTTTGCAACCATGGCAAGTTTCGAAATCCTAATGCCTATTGCAGGTGCGTTTCAGTATCTGGGTCAAACCTTGACGTCGGCACGCCGTCTGAACGAGGTTATTCTGGCTAAACCAGATGTTGTTTTTCCTCAGCAGTCGAGTCGTGAAGACAAACCGTTGGATATCGAGTTTGACAACATTAGCTTTGCGTATCCGGATGGCCAGCAAAAAGTGCTGAACGATTTATCGCTATCTCTACCTCTGGGTTCAAAAACCGCAGTGGTTGGTCAAACTGGTTCGGGCAAGTCGACACTCATTCAACTGCTGTGTCGCTACTGGGACGTAAACCAAGGTGAAGTTCGCATCGGTGGTGCTGCACTTCAGGATTGGTGTGAATCTGATCTTCGCGCAGCCATTACCGTCGTAAGCCAACGTGTAGACGTATTAAACGGTACACTACGTGACAACCTACTGATGGCTGCGCCCGATGCAACTGATGAACAACTCTCTGAGATCCTAATCAAAGTTGAACTTGGTGCTTTACTTGAAGAGCCAGGATTAGATTCGTGGTTAGGTGATGGTGGCCGTCAGCTTTCCGGTGGCGAAAAACGACGCATTGGTATTGCACGAGCACTGTTACGTGATGCCCCTATCCTACTCTTGGACGAACCAACTGAAGGTCTCGATAAGCGTACGGAACAGAAAGTGATGGCACTTTTCAATCAGCATTTTACTAATAAGACAGTGGTCTTCATCACTCACCGACTGATCGAGTTAGAAAACATGGATAACATCTGTTTGATGGAACAAGGCGAGATCATCGAGCAAGGCGATCATGAAACGTTGCTCGCTCAACACGGTCGTTACTACCAGTTGTTGCAGTCTCTATAG
- a CDS encoding D-serine ammonia-lyase: MTKLNTEGLIKQFPLLALLIELKEVSWFNPNLTSIAEGLPYVGLDEEDIHAASERLKRFAPYLMKAFPETESSNGIIESPVVDIPKMQACLEEQYKTSISGRLMLKKDSHLPISGSIKARGGIYEVLTHAEKLAMEAGLLTERDDYSKLFSEEFRQFFQRYSIAVGSTGNLGMSIGIMSAKLGFSVSVHMSADARQWKKDKLRSHGVNVIEYQQDYGVAVEQGRKEAEQDPNCFFIDDENSQTLFLGYSVAGERLKQQFEELGIAVDEHHPLFVYLPCGVGGGPGGVAFGLKMAFGDNVHCIFAEPTHSPCMLLGVHTGLHDKISVQDLGIDNVTAADGLAVGRASGFVGRAMERLLDGYYTISDERMYHHLGELSELENIRLEPSALAGIVGAIHVSNNCEYLARMQISEEKLNGATHLVWATGGGMVPEEEMATYLSKSKV; encoded by the coding sequence ATGACCAAGCTGAATACTGAAGGGCTGATAAAGCAGTTTCCACTTTTAGCGCTACTTATCGAACTTAAAGAAGTTAGTTGGTTCAACCCAAACCTAACTTCTATCGCGGAAGGTTTGCCTTATGTGGGTTTAGATGAGGAAGATATACATGCCGCTAGTGAACGACTTAAGCGCTTTGCCCCTTATTTGATGAAAGCTTTCCCTGAAACAGAATCCTCTAACGGTATTATTGAATCGCCGGTTGTTGATATTCCTAAGATGCAAGCATGTCTGGAAGAGCAATATAAAACGTCAATTTCAGGACGTTTGATGTTGAAAAAGGACAGCCATTTACCTATCTCTGGTTCTATCAAAGCGCGTGGTGGCATTTACGAAGTTCTGACGCATGCAGAAAAGCTCGCGATGGAAGCGGGATTGCTGACTGAACGGGATGATTACAGCAAACTCTTCAGCGAGGAGTTTCGCCAGTTTTTCCAACGATACTCTATCGCCGTAGGTTCGACTGGTAACTTAGGTATGTCGATTGGCATCATGAGTGCAAAACTTGGTTTTTCCGTTTCAGTCCACATGTCAGCCGATGCGCGCCAATGGAAGAAAGATAAGCTCCGCTCTCATGGTGTTAACGTGATTGAATACCAGCAAGATTACGGTGTTGCGGTGGAGCAGGGCCGTAAAGAGGCAGAACAAGACCCTAACTGTTTCTTTATTGATGACGAAAATTCACAAACTCTATTTTTGGGCTACTCAGTTGCAGGGGAGCGACTAAAGCAACAGTTTGAAGAGTTAGGTATTGCTGTCGATGAACACCATCCGCTGTTTGTCTACCTTCCATGTGGGGTTGGCGGCGGCCCTGGTGGCGTTGCATTTGGGCTCAAGATGGCTTTTGGTGATAACGTTCACTGTATCTTTGCTGAACCAACCCATTCCCCTTGTATGTTATTAGGTGTGCATACCGGTTTGCATGACAAAATTTCAGTTCAGGACTTAGGTATTGATAATGTTACCGCCGCTGATGGTCTCGCAGTGGGGCGGGCTTCTGGCTTTGTTGGGCGCGCAATGGAAAGGTTGTTAGATGGGTATTACACCATTTCCGATGAGCGTATGTACCATCATTTAGGTGAGTTGAGCGAGCTTGAAAATATTCGTCTCGAGCCGTCTGCGCTTGCTGGAATAGTCGGTGCGATTCATGTGTCGAATAACTGTGAATATCTGGCTCGTATGCAAATTAGCGAAGAGAAACTGAATGGTGCAACGCATCTCGTTTGGGCGACGGGCGGTGGTATGGTTCCAGAAGAAGAAATGGCGACTTATCTATCTAAGTCAAAGGTCTAG
- the serC gene encoding 3-phosphoserine/phosphohydroxythreonine transaminase: MEQNTDNVFNFSAGPAGLPKAVMQQAQKELLDWQGLGTSVMEISHRSKEFIKVAEEAEQDLRDLLNIPDNYKVLFCQGGARAQFAAVPLNLLGEAKSATYIDGGYWAESAVAEAKKYCEPDVFDAKTEIDGKLAVKPASEWEIAPDAAYVHFCPNETIDGIEINDLPVTDKPIVADMSSTILSREIDVSQYGVIYAGAQKNIGPSGISIVIVRDDLLGMAKQELPSILDFTVLAEKESMFNTPPTFAWYLSGLVFKWLKEQGGVKSIEKVNRAKAALLYDYIDQSDFYRNGIHSANRSLMNVPFQLAKPELDSTFLELADAKGLKSLKGHRAVGGMRASIYNAMTLEGVQALVDFMKEFEEQYA, encoded by the coding sequence ATGGAACAAAATACGGACAACGTATTTAACTTCAGCGCAGGACCAGCTGGTCTGCCAAAAGCAGTTATGCAACAAGCACAAAAAGAACTATTAGACTGGCAAGGGCTGGGTACTTCAGTGATGGAAATCAGTCACCGTAGTAAAGAGTTCATTAAAGTTGCAGAAGAAGCTGAGCAGGACCTGCGTGACCTTTTAAACATTCCAGATAACTACAAAGTCCTATTTTGCCAAGGTGGCGCTCGCGCTCAGTTTGCTGCGGTCCCGCTTAACCTTCTCGGTGAAGCAAAATCAGCAACTTACATTGATGGCGGTTACTGGGCAGAAAGTGCAGTTGCAGAAGCGAAAAAATACTGTGAACCGGATGTTTTTGATGCGAAAACAGAAATTGACGGCAAACTGGCAGTAAAACCTGCAAGTGAGTGGGAAATTGCGCCAGACGCGGCTTACGTTCATTTTTGTCCTAACGAAACCATCGACGGCATTGAAATCAACGATCTACCTGTGACTGACAAACCAATTGTCGCGGACATGTCTTCTACGATTCTTTCACGCGAAATCGACGTTTCTCAATACGGCGTTATCTACGCTGGTGCTCAGAAAAACATTGGCCCATCTGGTATCTCTATCGTGATCGTTCGTGATGATTTATTGGGTATGGCAAAACAAGAACTGCCTAGCATTCTGGATTTCACTGTACTTGCAGAAAAAGAATCAATGTTCAATACGCCTCCAACGTTTGCTTGGTACCTATCTGGCCTAGTCTTCAAGTGGCTAAAAGAGCAAGGTGGTGTTAAGAGTATCGAGAAAGTGAACCGTGCAAAAGCGGCACTACTTTACGATTACATTGATCAGTCAGACTTCTACCGTAACGGTATTCACTCTGCGAACCGTTCACTCATGAACGTACCGTTCCAGTTAGCGAAGCCAGAGCTAGATAGTACTTTCTTAGAGCTAGCTGATGCTAAAGGCCTGAAGTCTCTGAAAGGTCACCGTGCCGTAGGCGGTATGCGTGCGTCAATCTACAACGCAATGACACTTGAGGGTGTTCAGGCGCTTGTAGACTTTATGAAAGAGTTCGAAGAACAGTACGCGTAG
- a CDS encoding YdgA family protein, producing the protein MQNLKKLGAIGGAISLALCWPLAVGQIGQSIIEDGIANMNDEMIKGEVIEYQRGYLSSVVLTRYTVVDPELQTQLVRDNVPTTFDVTSDVSHGLTSLTADSKLVDSDFVPLTLHSQTQLNGNTAFTLDLDSWHYRNEAEDLSVSTSPVKVSGNVTVLGDLNYQVSVPYVQVDFVNGDELHLNGLSGQGKGKQVKGYWLGEQAFSLEKLDVVNSAMTQIFLIENANYSGNTATDETGEKLNSQFNLAAQTMRLTDGTDVDDFKLDFSIADVDSQSFDKIMAIYQSSAVLSEQEINSLLPHIDTLFNKGFNLSVNELSLAFGEGKFHNEWELSVPQGTEKITQNPMKLVNVTNGALSTYFSDELVEHYPFIEEGIDELLIMELIDKVDGGYQLKAQIGDGKLKFENGHEFPLIALLMPALMQK; encoded by the coding sequence ATGCAAAATTTAAAAAAACTTGGCGCCATTGGCGGTGCAATCTCACTCGCGCTCTGTTGGCCTCTTGCAGTAGGTCAGATTGGTCAGTCCATCATTGAAGATGGCATCGCGAATATGAACGATGAAATGATCAAAGGAGAAGTGATTGAGTACCAACGCGGTTACTTGTCGTCGGTTGTGTTAACCCGATATACAGTAGTTGACCCTGAGTTGCAGACACAGCTTGTCCGTGACAACGTCCCAACAACCTTTGACGTAACCAGTGATGTTAGCCATGGGCTGACAAGTCTCACTGCTGACTCAAAATTAGTCGATAGCGACTTTGTGCCGCTTACTTTGCATAGTCAGACTCAGCTCAATGGTAATACCGCATTTACACTTGATTTGGATAGTTGGCATTACCGAAATGAAGCTGAAGATCTTTCGGTCTCGACGAGCCCGGTGAAAGTATCTGGTAACGTGACTGTTTTGGGAGACCTCAATTACCAGGTTTCAGTCCCTTATGTTCAGGTTGATTTCGTCAATGGTGACGAACTGCATTTAAATGGTTTAAGCGGGCAGGGCAAAGGCAAACAAGTTAAAGGCTACTGGTTAGGCGAACAGGCTTTTTCTTTAGAGAAGCTGGATGTGGTTAACTCCGCTATGACCCAAATATTTTTAATTGAAAATGCGAACTACAGTGGTAACACTGCGACGGATGAGACCGGAGAAAAGCTGAATAGCCAGTTCAATCTTGCAGCGCAAACGATGCGTTTGACGGATGGCACCGATGTTGACGACTTTAAGCTCGATTTTTCCATTGCAGATGTCGATAGCCAATCGTTCGATAAGATTATGGCGATTTATCAGAGCTCAGCAGTGTTGAGCGAGCAAGAAATTAACAGTCTTTTACCACACATCGATACGCTGTTTAACAAAGGTTTTAACCTTTCCGTTAACGAACTATCACTCGCGTTTGGTGAAGGCAAGTTTCACAACGAATGGGAGTTGTCTGTCCCACAAGGTACCGAGAAAATCACTCAGAATCCGATGAAGTTGGTCAATGTCACTAACGGAGCTTTGAGTACTTACTTCTCCGATGAATTGGTAGAGCATTACCCGTTTATCGAAGAAGGGATAGATGAGCTGTTAATCATGGAGTTGATAGACAAAGTCGACGGTGGTTACCAGCTTAAGGCTCAAATTGGTGACGGGAAGTTAAAATTCGAAAATGGCCACGAGTTTCCGTTGATCGCGCTATTGATGCCAGCTTTGATGCAAAAGTAG
- a CDS encoding ATP-binding protein yields MNRYAVLCLDNNPISAEQFRLELSAFASKFDIFSVESIEEAQNALEYLEQQNQTVALVIASHHAHFNGVDFLVGLDRAPHTESARKILISCSSDIQAILTAVNEGRLDHCLTKPLPDKVLYITVQKELTQFILRYCHEDLLGYSQVLDQHKLLRAHVENQMQKYQAGFLHDDYHSMPDEELTEQVISALQLFFKHSDDTHACRTYSPEHLLTVEGEPNNFLWFITNGDVALYKKDEQGVQREVVRYTKGNIVGSMSFVTGENSFSTALTLSTTEVIKLDRQVFHNVMQSDSNLLPLFTNLLLRHFNRRLQRSINTKLQLQKTLESLESAHQQLIEREKMAMLGQLVAGVAHELNNPIAAILRGVENLTHTLESLLTKLPSSDLQSKGVQLLSQAQNAKPASTAELRARTKQLNPILPDRSLAKKVVQLGLESDSELLTQLAKKVDSAAETLGTLEQYHKAGASLRSINVCAVRIADMVKSLKGYARADDESMHYADIHEGIEDTLVIFENKLKLHQVSTDYEKLPRILCQPIALQQVWTNLVSNAIDAFPDKGVLRIQTKLVEENNKRYAVVSFEDNGCGIPESQKTSIFELNFTTKKEGNFGLGIGLSICHQIVSAHHGWIEVESELNKYTRMTVWLPVIEEGDEI; encoded by the coding sequence GTGAATCGCTACGCTGTATTGTGTCTCGACAACAATCCAATCAGTGCTGAACAGTTTCGGTTGGAGCTGTCTGCTTTCGCAAGCAAATTTGACATTTTTTCTGTTGAATCCATTGAAGAAGCACAAAATGCGCTTGAATATCTCGAACAACAGAATCAAACGGTCGCACTCGTCATCGCCAGCCACCATGCTCATTTCAACGGCGTGGATTTTCTGGTAGGTCTTGACCGAGCACCACACACCGAGAGCGCGCGAAAAATCCTCATCAGTTGTTCCTCAGATATCCAAGCAATTCTTACCGCCGTCAATGAAGGTAGATTAGACCACTGTCTAACCAAACCCCTCCCTGATAAGGTTTTGTATATTACCGTTCAAAAGGAGCTGACCCAGTTTATTTTACGTTACTGTCATGAGGACTTGCTCGGCTATAGCCAAGTACTGGATCAGCATAAATTGCTTCGAGCTCATGTTGAAAATCAAATGCAGAAATATCAAGCGGGGTTTCTGCATGACGACTATCATTCAATGCCAGATGAAGAGCTCACAGAGCAGGTTATTTCTGCCTTACAGCTGTTTTTCAAACACAGTGATGATACCCACGCCTGCCGAACCTACTCACCAGAGCATCTATTGACCGTTGAAGGTGAACCCAACAACTTTCTCTGGTTTATTACTAACGGAGACGTCGCGCTATATAAGAAAGATGAGCAAGGAGTTCAGCGAGAAGTCGTTCGCTATACAAAAGGCAACATTGTCGGCAGTATGTCATTTGTGACAGGTGAAAACTCCTTTTCTACCGCCCTAACGTTATCGACAACGGAAGTGATAAAACTCGACCGACAAGTGTTCCACAATGTCATGCAGAGTGATTCCAATCTACTGCCGTTGTTCACCAACTTACTACTTCGCCACTTCAATCGACGTTTGCAACGCAGTATCAATACCAAACTACAACTGCAAAAAACGCTAGAGTCGCTAGAATCGGCTCACCAGCAATTAATAGAGCGAGAAAAAATGGCCATGCTCGGTCAGCTGGTAGCGGGTGTGGCCCATGAACTCAATAATCCTATTGCAGCGATTTTAAGGGGGGTAGAAAATCTCACTCATACCCTCGAGAGTCTACTCACAAAACTTCCTAGTTCTGATCTACAGAGCAAGGGCGTACAACTTCTGTCTCAAGCCCAAAACGCTAAGCCTGCCTCTACCGCAGAATTAAGAGCGCGAACAAAACAACTTAACCCTATCCTGCCCGATCGCTCGTTAGCAAAAAAAGTCGTACAACTAGGTCTGGAGTCAGATAGCGAGTTGTTAACCCAATTAGCTAAGAAGGTGGATAGTGCTGCTGAGACACTTGGCACACTTGAGCAATATCATAAGGCAGGCGCTTCATTGCGTTCCATTAACGTATGTGCAGTCCGTATTGCCGACATGGTAAAAAGCTTGAAAGGTTATGCGCGTGCTGACGATGAAAGCATGCATTACGCCGATATACACGAAGGTATCGAAGATACATTGGTTATCTTTGAGAACAAATTAAAACTTCACCAAGTCTCAACCGACTACGAAAAGTTACCTCGTATTCTTTGCCAGCCAATCGCTTTGCAGCAAGTTTGGACAAATTTAGTTTCAAACGCCATTGACGCATTTCCGGACAAAGGCGTGTTAAGAATCCAGACAAAATTAGTCGAAGAAAATAACAAGCGATATGCCGTTGTCTCATTCGAAGACAATGGGTGCGGCATCCCAGAATCACAAAAGACGTCGATTTTTGAACTCAACTTTACGACCAAAAAAGAAGGCAATTTTGGCTTGGGGATCGGGCTATCTATCTGCCATCAAATCGTTTCCGCTCACCACGGGTGGATTGAAGTGGAATCAGAACTCAACAAGTACACTCGTATGACAGTCTGGCTGCCAGTCATCGAAGAAGGAGATGAAATATGA
- a CDS encoding response regulator, with product MTKYLILCVDDEREVLDSVLQDLAPFEEHFILEGAESVTEARQVIEDMAEEEVRLALILCDHIMPEQTGISFLIELSQSADTRSARKVLLTGQAGLEDTVEAINHDSLDYYIAKPWKGDELRQAIVSQLTSFVIENDDDLLSWTTILDSVAILNAMAERRASFGE from the coding sequence ATGACAAAGTATCTGATTTTATGCGTCGATGACGAAAGAGAAGTCTTGGATAGTGTGTTGCAAGATTTGGCACCCTTCGAAGAACACTTCATTTTAGAAGGCGCTGAGTCCGTGACAGAAGCAAGGCAAGTCATTGAGGACATGGCGGAAGAAGAAGTAAGACTTGCACTCATTTTATGTGATCATATTATGCCGGAACAGACCGGAATTAGTTTTTTGATCGAACTAAGTCAAAGTGCCGACACGAGAAGCGCACGCAAAGTACTGCTTACAGGCCAGGCTGGGTTGGAAGACACCGTTGAGGCTATCAACCACGACAGTTTAGACTATTACATCGCCAAACCTTGGAAAGGGGATGAGCTAAGGCAAGCGATAGTCTCCCAACTGACTTCATTCGTGATCGAAAATGATGATGATTTATTATCTTGGACAACCATCCTCGACTCAGTAGCCATTCTAAACGCAATGGCAGAGCGCAGAGCAAGTTTTGGTGAATAA